Proteins found in one Planctomycetes bacterium MalM25 genomic segment:
- the queA gene encoding S-adenosylmethionine:tRNA ribosyltransferase-isomerase yields MPENLPELFDYELPRELIAQEPLANRTDARLMRIDRTAQAITHHHVRDLPDLLSRGDRLVLNNTKVLPATLTGTRVATGGAWRGLFLSAEPSGDWRIVCKTRGTIRPPEAVALLDRENREVDRLWLVEKLNEGQWIARPESERPVEEVLAQAGRVPLPHYIRDGQMVDSDLQSYQTVFARKPGAVAAPTAGLHFSEPLLRQLEQRRVEFSAVTLHVGLGTFRPIKEDAENHQMHAEWAEVSEASAEAINATRAAGGRVVAVGTTSVRTLETAAQSASDDQAVAAWSGETDLFIRPPHTFNAIDALMTNFHFPRTTLLLMVEAFGGTELVRSAYHEAIRERYRFYSYGDAMLIV; encoded by the coding sequence ATGCCCGAGAATCTCCCCGAACTCTTCGACTACGAGCTGCCCCGCGAGCTGATCGCCCAGGAGCCGCTCGCCAACCGCACCGACGCGCGGTTGATGCGGATCGATCGCACCGCCCAAGCGATCACGCACCACCATGTGCGCGACCTGCCCGACCTGCTGTCGCGGGGCGACCGGCTGGTTCTCAACAACACGAAGGTGCTGCCCGCGACGCTCACCGGCACGCGGGTCGCCACCGGCGGGGCGTGGCGTGGGCTCTTTCTCTCGGCGGAGCCCTCGGGCGATTGGCGGATCGTCTGCAAGACCCGCGGCACCATCCGTCCCCCCGAGGCGGTCGCGTTGCTCGACCGCGAGAACCGCGAGGTCGATCGCCTGTGGCTCGTCGAGAAGCTGAACGAGGGGCAGTGGATCGCCCGGCCCGAGAGCGAACGACCGGTCGAGGAAGTGCTCGCCCAAGCGGGGCGTGTGCCGCTGCCGCATTACATCCGCGATGGGCAGATGGTCGATAGCGACCTGCAGAGCTACCAAACCGTCTTCGCCCGCAAGCCGGGCGCAGTCGCGGCGCCGACGGCCGGGCTGCACTTCAGCGAGCCCCTTCTCAGGCAGCTGGAGCAACGCCGCGTTGAGTTCTCGGCGGTGACGCTGCACGTCGGCCTGGGGACCTTCCGCCCCATCAAGGAGGACGCCGAGAACCACCAGATGCACGCCGAGTGGGCCGAAGTCTCTGAAGCCTCCGCGGAGGCGATCAACGCGACCCGCGCCGCCGGCGGGAGGGTCGTGGCGGTGGGCACAACCAGCGTCCGCACGCTCGAGACCGCCGCGCAATCGGCATCGGACGATCAGGCCGTCGCCGCTTGGTCGGGCGAAACCGATCTCTTCATCCGCCCGCCACACACGTTCAACGCGATCGATGCGTTGATGACCAACTTCCACTTCCCGCGGACCACCCTGCTTCTGATGGTCGAGGCGTTCGGCGGGACCGAGCTGGTCCGCTCCGCCTACCACGAGGCGATCCGCGAGCGCTACCGCTTCTACAGCTACGGCGACGCGATGCTCATCGTCTAA
- the rsmH gene encoding Ribosomal RNA small subunit methyltransferase H has protein sequence MSTVHIPVMPDECVEQLNPRPGAIVLDGTLGGGGHTRLLAERVAPDGRVIAVDRDPAAVQAAEESLRGLPVAVACSTYADAPEVLAEIGVDRIEGALLDLGLSSDQLEDRERGFSFHADGPIDLRFDPTEGKSAARLLSRVSADHLADLIYKFGEERCSRRIARAIVEARRATPIETATQLADIVRRAVPRNYDPRIDPATRTFQALRIAVNGELEHLETALRRLPEVLAPGGRLAIISFHSLEDRLVKNAFRDDPRLEPLTRKPLIPTDAEVASNPRSRSAKLRVAERADCR, from the coding sequence ATGTCGACCGTCCACATCCCCGTCATGCCCGACGAATGCGTCGAGCAACTCAACCCCCGCCCGGGGGCGATCGTGCTGGACGGCACGCTCGGCGGGGGAGGGCACACCCGATTGCTCGCCGAACGCGTGGCCCCCGACGGGCGGGTGATTGCTGTCGATCGTGACCCGGCCGCCGTCCAAGCGGCCGAGGAATCGCTCCGCGGCCTCCCCGTGGCGGTCGCTTGCTCCACTTACGCCGACGCCCCCGAGGTGCTGGCTGAGATTGGCGTGGACCGGATCGAGGGCGCCCTGCTCGACCTCGGACTCTCCAGCGACCAGCTCGAGGACCGCGAGCGGGGTTTCAGCTTCCACGCGGACGGGCCGATCGATCTGCGCTTCGACCCGACCGAGGGCAAGTCCGCGGCGCGGCTGCTGTCGCGGGTCTCGGCGGATCACCTCGCGGACCTGATCTACAAGTTCGGCGAGGAACGCTGCAGCCGCCGGATCGCCCGAGCGATCGTCGAAGCCCGCCGCGCCACGCCGATCGAGACCGCAACCCAACTGGCCGACATCGTCCGCCGAGCGGTCCCACGCAACTACGACCCCCGCATCGACCCGGCGACGCGGACCTTCCAGGCGTTGCGGATCGCGGTGAACGGCGAGTTGGAGCACCTGGAGACCGCTCTGCGACGGCTACCCGAGGTGCTGGCGCCGGGGGGGCGGCTGGCGATCATCAGCTTCCATTCGCTGGAAGACCGCCTGGTGAAGAACGCCTTTCGAGATGACCCCCGGCTCGAGCCGCTGACCCGCAAGCCACTCATCCCGACCGACGCCGAAGTTGCTAGCAACCCCAGGTCGCGCAGCGCCAAACTGCGGGTGGCGGAGCGGGCCGACTGTCGTTGA
- a CDS encoding Phosphopantothenoylcysteine decarboxylase, which translates to MAEILLGVSGGVAAYKAAYLTSRLAQQGHGVTVVLTAAAQRFVGEATFSALSGRRVLTDAFDLAEHPLGPHIELAREADLLAVVPTTADLLGKAAHGLADDLLSTLLLAFAGPVLYAPAMNSEMWSKAAVQRNVAQLTEDGARFAPPGEGWLSCRDKGAGRMAEPDEIAELIVATLAAGKS; encoded by the coding sequence ATGGCCGAGATCTTGTTGGGCGTTTCTGGCGGTGTGGCGGCCTACAAGGCGGCTTACCTCACGAGCCGGCTCGCGCAGCAGGGTCACGGCGTCACGGTGGTGCTGACCGCGGCGGCGCAGCGGTTCGTCGGCGAGGCGACCTTCTCGGCGCTCTCCGGCCGGCGGGTGCTGACCGACGCGTTCGACCTGGCCGAACACCCGCTCGGGCCGCACATCGAGCTCGCCCGCGAAGCCGACCTGCTGGCGGTCGTGCCGACGACGGCCGACCTCCTGGGCAAAGCGGCCCACGGCTTGGCGGACGATCTGCTGAGCACGCTGCTGCTGGCGTTCGCCGGCCCGGTGCTCTACGCCCCCGCGATGAACTCGGAGATGTGGTCCAAGGCCGCCGTGCAGCGGAACGTGGCCCAGCTGACCGAAGACGGCGCCCGGTTCGCCCCACCCGGAGAAGGGTGGTTGAGCTGCCGCGACAAGGGGGCCGGCCGGATGGCGGAGCCCGACGAGATCGCGGAGTTGATCGTCGCGACCCTCGCCGCCGGCAAATCCTGA
- the rpoZ gene encoding DNA-directed RNA polymerase subunit omega: protein MIEALKEEEIVNKVGGRFKLSTLIQKRLVAINGGARPLVNIDSKDKMEIVVQEILQDKIYLDAASEVQVAAEPDAGAGGADFDFDSI from the coding sequence ATGATCGAAGCGCTGAAAGAAGAAGAGATCGTCAACAAGGTGGGCGGCCGCTTCAAGCTGTCGACGCTCATCCAGAAGCGTCTGGTCGCCATCAACGGGGGCGCCCGTCCGCTGGTGAACATCGACTCGAAAGACAAGATGGAGATCGTCGTCCAGGAAATCCTCCAGGATAAGATCTACCTCGACGCCGCCAGCGAAGTGCAAGTCGCCGCCGAGCCCGACGCCGGCGCCGGCGGGGCCGACTTCGACTTCGACAGCATCTGA
- the gmk gene encoding Guanylate kinase has translation MSLEPITDRREPTAAGKLVILSGPSGVGKSTIVRKLLQRTGDRMRLSVSATTRPPRPGEQDGREYHFLSHEEFTRRREAGEFLECIEVFGRGHWYGTLLAEVTPSLGAGQWVLLEIDVDGAERALAAHPEAVSLFVTAASDEADALRVLRERLEARGTEDPSAVERRLEVARHELQRAPHYQHTVVNHGLDDAIDEIHRLLIEAGLPTASSPSES, from the coding sequence ATGAGTCTTGAGCCGATAACCGATCGCCGAGAGCCGACCGCCGCGGGCAAGCTCGTCATCCTCTCGGGCCCCTCGGGGGTCGGGAAGTCGACGATCGTCCGCAAGCTGCTCCAGCGGACGGGCGATCGGATGCGGTTGAGCGTCTCCGCCACGACGCGCCCCCCCCGCCCGGGGGAGCAGGACGGTCGCGAGTACCACTTCCTCTCCCATGAGGAGTTCACCCGCCGCCGCGAGGCGGGGGAGTTTCTCGAATGCATCGAGGTGTTCGGCCGCGGGCACTGGTATGGCACGCTGCTTGCCGAGGTAACGCCTAGCCTCGGGGCCGGTCAGTGGGTACTTTTAGAGATCGATGTCGATGGCGCCGAGCGGGCTCTGGCGGCTCACCCCGAGGCGGTGAGCCTCTTCGTGACCGCCGCCTCGGACGAGGCCGACGCCCTCCGCGTGCTGCGTGAGCGGCTCGAAGCCCGCGGGACCGAAGACCCCAGCGCCGTCGAACGCCGACTCGAGGTGGCCCGCCACGAGTTGCAGCGGGCCCCGCACTACCAACACACGGTCGTCAACCACGGGCTCGACGACGCGATCGACGAGATCCACCGGCTGCTGATCGAAGCCGGGCTGCCAACCGCCAGCTCGCCGAGCGAGAGTTAA
- a CDS encoding preprotein translocase subunit SecG, with protein MSGFVEVMFQIALAVMAVFIILLVLVQRGRGGGLAGALGGPGGSSAFGAKAGDTFTTITIITVTIWIILCLIASVWFSHRGDAFGSNDASLVGADADASLNAPADGAAAGAAATDEPSDEGAADDETAGPALNEPASDPATETPAEEPAAE; from the coding sequence ATGTCGGGTTTTGTTGAGGTGATGTTCCAGATCGCCCTCGCCGTGATGGCGGTCTTCATCATCCTGCTCGTGCTCGTGCAGCGAGGCCGCGGCGGCGGCTTGGCCGGCGCCCTGGGCGGCCCGGGCGGGTCGAGCGCGTTCGGCGCCAAGGCGGGTGACACGTTCACCACCATCACGATCATCACGGTCACGATCTGGATCATCCTCTGCCTGATCGCCTCGGTCTGGTTCTCGCACCGGGGCGACGCCTTCGGTTCGAACGACGCGAGCCTGGTCGGGGCCGACGCCGACGCCAGCCTCAACGCCCCGGCCGACGGCGCCGCCGCTGGCGCCGCGGCGACCGACGAGCCCTCGGATGAAGGGGCGGCCGACGACGAGACCGCCGGCCCCGCTCTGAACGAGCCCGCCAGCGACCCCGCGACCGAGACGCCCGCCGAAGAACCCGCCGCCGAGTGA
- a CDS encoding Triosephosphate isomerase yields MRKTLIAGNWKMNTNRAEAVALAKGVAEGAAGVDGVDLLVCPPAVYLSAVGEALAGSPVALGAQNMCAEEKGAFTGETSGGMLTDLGAEYVILGHSERRTIYGETDADVCKKTHKALADGLAPIVCVGELLEEREAGKTADVIKTQFEGSLDGITEAQITSVVIAYEPVWAIGTGKVASPEQAEEVHADLRRLLAERYTAEIAESVRILYGGSMKPGNAPELLAKPNVDGGLIGGASLKAEDFLGIAQAD; encoded by the coding sequence ATGCGTAAGACCCTCATCGCCGGCAACTGGAAGATGAACACCAACCGCGCCGAGGCGGTCGCGCTCGCCAAGGGCGTGGCCGAAGGGGCGGCGGGGGTCGATGGCGTCGACCTGCTGGTCTGCCCGCCGGCGGTCTACCTGTCGGCGGTGGGCGAGGCCCTCGCGGGCAGCCCGGTCGCGCTGGGCGCCCAGAACATGTGCGCCGAGGAGAAGGGCGCCTTCACCGGCGAGACCTCCGGCGGCATGCTCACCGACCTGGGCGCCGAGTACGTGATCCTCGGCCACAGCGAACGGCGGACGATCTACGGCGAGACCGACGCGGACGTCTGCAAGAAGACCCACAAGGCCCTGGCCGACGGCCTGGCGCCGATCGTCTGCGTCGGCGAGCTGCTCGAAGAGCGCGAAGCGGGCAAGACGGCCGACGTGATCAAGACCCAGTTCGAGGGCTCGCTCGACGGGATCACCGAGGCTCAGATCACCAGCGTCGTGATCGCCTACGAGCCGGTCTGGGCGATCGGCACCGGCAAGGTCGCCTCGCCCGAGCAGGCCGAGGAGGTCCACGCTGACCTTCGCCGGCTGCTCGCGGAACGCTACACTGCGGAGATCGCCGAATCGGTCCGCATCCTGTACGGCGGCAGCATGAAGCCGGGCAACGCCCCGGAGCTGCTCGCCAAGCCGAATGTCGATGGTGGCCTGATCGGCGGCGCCAGCCTCAAGGCGGAGGACTTCCTCGGCATCGCCCAGGCGGACTGA
- the aroF_1 gene encoding Phospho-2-dehydro-3-deoxyheptonate aldolase: MLIILRESATDEQIDHVVERVESLGLKPHLSRGTYRTVIGVIGDEDKIRNSPLEAIPGVAEVVAVQPAFKLASRTAHPEPSVIRVGSGETAAKFGGGHVGMIAGPCAIESAERLDEIAGAIKKAGATVLRGGAYKPRTSPYSFQGMGEEGLKILREVGDQHGLPVVTEAIDPRHVELVAEYADMIQLGARNMQNFVLLTEVGKTNKPVLMKRGMAATVKDLMMSAEYVLSQGNPNVVLCERGVKGFDNACRNMYDVAAVPQVHELSHLPVVVDPSHATGRPELIPACALAGVGAGADGVHIEVHNQPEDAMSDGPQALLPEQYAEVAAQIKKVAEALGKTI; encoded by the coding sequence ATGCTGATCATCCTGCGGGAATCCGCCACCGACGAGCAGATCGACCACGTCGTCGAGCGCGTCGAGTCGCTCGGGCTCAAGCCCCACCTGAGCCGCGGCACCTACCGGACCGTCATCGGCGTGATCGGCGACGAGGACAAGATCCGCAACTCGCCGCTCGAGGCGATCCCCGGCGTCGCCGAGGTGGTCGCCGTGCAGCCCGCTTTCAAGCTGGCGAGCAGGACGGCCCACCCGGAGCCCTCGGTCATCCGCGTCGGCAGCGGCGAGACCGCGGCCAAGTTCGGCGGCGGCCACGTCGGCATGATCGCCGGGCCATGTGCGATCGAATCGGCCGAACGCCTCGACGAAATCGCCGGCGCGATCAAGAAGGCGGGCGCGACCGTCCTGCGGGGCGGCGCCTACAAGCCACGCACGTCGCCCTACTCGTTCCAAGGCATGGGCGAAGAGGGGCTGAAGATCCTCCGCGAAGTCGGCGACCAGCACGGCCTGCCGGTCGTCACCGAGGCGATCGACCCGCGCCACGTCGAGTTGGTCGCCGAGTACGCCGACATGATCCAACTCGGCGCCCGCAACATGCAGAACTTCGTGCTGCTGACCGAGGTCGGCAAGACGAACAAGCCGGTCCTCATGAAGCGCGGCATGGCCGCGACCGTGAAGGACCTGATGATGTCGGCCGAGTACGTCCTGTCGCAGGGCAACCCGAACGTGGTGCTCTGCGAGCGGGGCGTGAAGGGCTTCGACAACGCGTGCCGCAACATGTACGACGTCGCCGCGGTGCCGCAGGTGCACGAGCTGTCGCACCTGCCGGTGGTCGTCGACCCGAGCCACGCCACGGGACGCCCCGAGCTGATCCCCGCCTGCGCTCTGGCCGGAGTCGGCGCGGGCGCCGACGGCGTCCACATCGAGGTCCACAACCAGCCCGAGGACGCCATGTCCGACGGCCCGCAGGCCCTGCTCCCGGAGCAGTACGCCGAGGTCGCCGCCCAGATCAAGAAGGTCGCCGAGGCGCTCGGCAAGACGATTTAG
- the pheA gene encoding Prephenate dehydratase: MAKKKPTQSTGKPTARGLRSQIGALDRQVAEAVAARADLVAQLAGLKSASGSDVAATGVEKGSGHVSEQAMGAIFREIVASSRSAITSRRVAYLGPEDSYSHLTAIERFGEAADLVPVSTIHAVFEEVMGGSCELGVVPLENSTHGRVTDTLEAFAANDVAICGEAPMRIHHCLLGQGPRSAIRRVVSKPQALSQCSHWLAEHLPGVEPSPSASTSDAARLAAEDPSVAAIASEQAGRRHGLEVLARHIEDQHDNVTRFAVIGPEAAPPTGDDKTALMLELAHEPGSLADGMAIFKRQKLNLTWIESFPIPGSRTDDLSGGRFLFFLELVGHATDLRVRRAIASLEKKCVQLRVLGSYARTKVVG, encoded by the coding sequence ATGGCCAAGAAGAAACCAACCCAATCGACCGGCAAGCCGACCGCGCGCGGGCTCCGCAGCCAGATCGGGGCCCTCGATCGGCAGGTCGCCGAAGCGGTCGCGGCTCGGGCCGACCTGGTCGCCCAGCTCGCCGGGCTGAAATCGGCCTCGGGCAGCGATGTGGCGGCGACCGGGGTCGAGAAGGGCTCAGGCCACGTCTCCGAGCAGGCGATGGGAGCGATCTTCCGCGAGATCGTCGCCAGCAGCCGCTCCGCGATCACGTCTCGCCGGGTCGCGTACCTCGGCCCCGAGGACTCCTACAGCCACCTCACGGCGATTGAGCGGTTCGGCGAAGCGGCCGACTTGGTGCCCGTCTCGACGATCCACGCCGTCTTCGAGGAGGTCATGGGCGGCTCCTGCGAGCTGGGCGTCGTGCCACTGGAGAACTCGACCCACGGCCGCGTGACCGACACGCTCGAGGCGTTCGCCGCCAACGACGTGGCGATCTGTGGCGAGGCGCCGATGCGGATCCACCACTGCCTGCTCGGCCAGGGGCCCCGCTCGGCGATCCGCCGGGTGGTGAGCAAGCCGCAGGCGCTGTCACAGTGCAGCCACTGGCTGGCGGAGCACCTGCCGGGCGTGGAGCCCTCGCCCTCAGCCAGCACGAGCGACGCTGCTCGCCTGGCGGCGGAGGACCCGAGCGTCGCCGCGATCGCCAGCGAGCAGGCGGGCCGCCGGCACGGCCTCGAAGTGCTCGCCCGGCACATCGAGGACCAGCACGACAACGTGACCCGCTTCGCCGTCATCGGCCCCGAGGCGGCCCCCCCGACGGGCGACGACAAGACCGCCCTCATGCTGGAGCTGGCCCACGAGCCGGGCTCGCTCGCCGACGGGATGGCCATTTTCAAGCGTCAAAAGCTGAATCTGACCTGGATCGAGTCGTTCCCGATCCCCGGTAGCCGGACGGACGACCTCTCTGGGGGGCGGTTCTTGTTCTTCCTGGAGCTGGTCGGGCATGCGACCGACCTGCGGGTCCGCCGGGCGATCGCGTCGCTGGAGAAGAAATGCGTGCAGCTTCGGGTGCTTGGGTCCTACGCGCGGACGAAGGTTGTCGGCTAA
- the dnaK gene encoding Chaperone protein DnaK → MAAGEKIIGIDLGTTNSVVAVMEGGEAKVIPNAEGNRTTPSVVAFTDKGEVLVGDSARRQAVTNPTKTVYSAKRFMGRRHSEVASEEKMVPYEIVGGADDYVKIKAGDDEMTPPEVSAKTLRKLKESAESYLGHKVNKAVVTVPAYFNDAQRQATKDAGEIAGLEVARIINEPTAASLAYGLDKKGQETICVFDLGGGTFDVSILEVADGVFRVISTNGDTHLGGDDFDETLIDHVADAFQKEQGVDLRKDPMALQRLQEACEKAKKELSSAQSTDLNLPFITADASGPKHLQMTISRAEFEKLVDTLFDRVKTPVLKALEDAKLKPADIDEVVLVGGSTRIPKVRELVKEVFGKEPHQGVNPDEVVAIGAAIQGGVLAGDVQDILLLDVTPLSLGIETLGGVMTKLVERNTTIPAERKQVFSTADDNQTAVTVRVFQGEREMCADNRLLGQFNLDGIPPAPRGVPQVEVKFDIDANGILQVSAKDLGSGKEANVTIEQSSGLSDDEIERMKKDGEANAEADKQKRELVEARNSGEALAYQVEKTLKDQGDKVDEAARTPIEAAIEKVREAIKGEDTAAIKSATDELQQASHAMSEAMYAAAGEAGAAPAGDAPSAEGGAEDDVVDAEFEVKEG, encoded by the coding sequence ATGGCCGCTGGAGAGAAGATCATCGGCATCGACCTCGGCACCACCAACAGCGTGGTCGCCGTCATGGAAGGTGGCGAGGCGAAGGTCATCCCGAACGCCGAGGGCAACCGGACCACGCCGTCCGTCGTCGCCTTCACCGACAAGGGCGAAGTCCTCGTCGGCGACTCGGCGCGCCGTCAGGCCGTCACGAACCCGACCAAGACCGTCTACTCCGCCAAGCGGTTCATGGGCCGCCGCCACAGCGAGGTGGCCAGCGAAGAGAAGATGGTCCCCTACGAGATCGTCGGCGGCGCCGACGACTACGTGAAGATCAAGGCGGGCGACGACGAGATGACCCCGCCAGAGGTCTCAGCGAAGACGCTCCGCAAGCTCAAGGAGTCGGCCGAGAGCTACCTCGGCCACAAGGTCAACAAGGCGGTGGTGACCGTCCCCGCTTACTTCAACGACGCGCAGCGCCAGGCCACCAAGGACGCCGGCGAGATCGCCGGCCTTGAGGTCGCGCGGATCATCAACGAGCCGACGGCCGCGTCGCTCGCTTATGGATTGGACAAGAAGGGCCAGGAGACGATCTGCGTCTTCGACCTGGGTGGCGGCACGTTCGACGTGTCGATCCTCGAGGTCGCCGACGGCGTCTTCCGCGTCATCAGCACGAACGGCGACACGCACCTCGGCGGTGACGACTTCGACGAGACGCTCATCGACCACGTCGCCGACGCGTTCCAGAAGGAGCAGGGCGTCGATCTCCGCAAGGACCCGATGGCCCTCCAGCGCCTGCAAGAGGCGTGCGAGAAGGCGAAGAAGGAGCTGTCGTCCGCCCAGTCGACCGACCTGAACCTGCCGTTCATCACGGCCGACGCGTCGGGTCCGAAGCACTTGCAGATGACCATCTCGCGGGCCGAGTTCGAGAAGCTGGTCGACACGCTCTTCGACCGGGTCAAGACCCCCGTGCTCAAGGCGCTCGAGGACGCCAAGCTCAAGCCGGCCGACATCGACGAGGTCGTCCTCGTCGGCGGCTCGACCCGCATCCCCAAGGTGCGTGAGCTCGTCAAAGAGGTCTTCGGCAAGGAGCCCCACCAGGGCGTCAACCCGGACGAGGTGGTCGCCATCGGCGCCGCCATCCAGGGAGGCGTGCTCGCGGGCGACGTGCAGGACATCTTGCTGCTCGACGTCACCCCGCTCAGCCTCGGCATCGAGACCCTCGGCGGCGTGATGACCAAGCTCGTCGAACGCAACACGACCATCCCCGCCGAGCGGAAGCAGGTCTTCAGCACGGCCGACGACAACCAGACCGCCGTGACCGTCCGGGTCTTCCAGGGCGAACGCGAGATGTGCGCCGACAACCGGCTGCTCGGCCAGTTCAACCTCGACGGCATCCCCCCCGCGCCGCGTGGCGTGCCCCAGGTCGAAGTCAAGTTCGACATCGACGCGAACGGCATCCTGCAGGTCTCCGCGAAGGACCTCGGCTCCGGCAAGGAGGCGAACGTCACGATCGAGCAGTCGTCCGGCCTCTCCGACGACGAGATCGAGCGGATGAAGAAGGACGGCGAGGCGAACGCCGAGGCCGACAAGCAGAAGCGCGAGCTGGTCGAGGCCCGCAACTCGGGCGAGGCCCTCGCTTACCAGGTCGAGAAGACGCTCAAGGACCAGGGCGACAAGGTTGACGAAGCGGCTCGCACCCCGATCGAGGCGGCCATCGAGAAGGTCCGCGAAGCGATCAAGGGCGAAGACACCGCCGCGATCAAGAGCGCGACCGACGAGCTGCAGCAAGCCTCGCACGCGATGTCCGAAGCGATGTACGCCGCTGCCGGCGAAGCGGGTGCCGCGCCTGCGGGCGACGCGCCGTCAGCCGAGGGGGGTGCGGAGGACGATGTGGTCGATGCGGAGTTTGAAGTGAAGGAGGGGTGA
- a CDS encoding Transposase IS200 like protein, which produces MPSTYSCLSYHLVFGTKHRSRSLTADIRPRVYEYLGGIVRSEGGSLVEIGGVEDHVHLLLKLTPSHRLADVVRVLKTNSSKWINEQSLTRERFAWQEGYGAFTVSESQIETVRLYLQRQEEHHAEIGFLEEAALLCQRHGIDPPHHGA; this is translated from the coding sequence ATGCCCTCGACTTACAGCTGCCTCTCCTACCATTTGGTGTTCGGGACGAAGCACCGGTCTCGTTCACTAACTGCGGACATCCGACCCCGCGTTTACGAGTACCTGGGCGGCATCGTGCGATCGGAGGGGGGCTCGTTAGTCGAGATCGGCGGAGTAGAAGACCACGTGCATCTGCTGCTCAAGCTGACCCCCTCACATCGGCTCGCCGATGTGGTTCGCGTGCTGAAAACCAACAGCTCCAAGTGGATCAACGAGCAATCGTTAACGCGTGAGCGTTTCGCTTGGCAGGAAGGTTACGGAGCGTTCACCGTGAGCGAATCGCAGATCGAAACGGTTCGGCTGTACTTGCAGCGACAGGAAGAGCATCACGCCGAGATTGGGTTCTTGGAGGAGGCGGCGCTTCTGTGCCAACGGCACGGGATCGATCCGCCGCATCACGGGGCATGA
- the csgA gene encoding C-factor has translation MNTVLITGANRGMGRAYVEHYLAQGWRVLAAYRTLKNAESLSEGREALVPLAVDLADEASIVSLGEQLKSHFEDAAIDLVINNAGVSGEQPLGAWTAAEFERQFRVNTIGPALVAQAVAHRLTNGAKLVNVSSGMGSLTENPNITSALDAYAASKAALNLLTRRLAAQLRGVTVVAINPGWVQTEMGGPEAPTDTATAVDRITDTIEKLTPDQSGAFLNDDGSPAAW, from the coding sequence ATGAACACCGTCCTCATCACCGGCGCGAACCGCGGCATGGGCCGGGCCTACGTCGAGCACTACCTGGCGCAAGGCTGGCGCGTGCTGGCCGCGTACCGGACGTTAAAGAATGCGGAGTCTCTCAGCGAAGGCCGAGAGGCCCTCGTGCCGCTCGCGGTTGACCTGGCCGACGAGGCTTCGATCGTCTCACTCGGTGAACAGCTCAAGAGCCACTTCGAGGACGCGGCGATCGACCTGGTGATCAACAACGCGGGCGTGTCGGGCGAGCAGCCGCTCGGCGCGTGGACGGCGGCCGAGTTCGAGCGGCAGTTCCGCGTGAACACGATCGGCCCAGCCCTGGTTGCCCAAGCCGTGGCGCACCGGCTGACGAACGGCGCGAAGCTGGTGAATGTCTCGTCCGGCATGGGCTCGCTGACCGAGAACCCGAACATCACATCCGCACTCGACGCCTACGCCGCGAGCAAGGCGGCCCTCAACCTGCTGACCCGGCGTTTGGCGGCGCAGCTGCGGGGCGTGACGGTCGTCGCGATCAACCCGGGCTGGGTGCAGACCGAGATGGGCGGCCCCGAGGCGCCGACCGACACCGCGACCGCCGTTGACCGGATCACCGACACGATCGAGAAGCTCACCCCCGACCAGTCGGGCGCGTTCCTGAACGACGACGGCTCACCCGCCGCGTGGTAG